A single window of Mycolicibacterium aurum DNA harbors:
- a CDS encoding cytochrome c oxidase assembly protein yields the protein MRIAAPGRAWTVPTFAAAAVIVGTAVAVYGAESGHARFDAAGLPFPGTATNMAEYLGYYAATLAAAMTAGLVVYIVTTAVPDDDGRIDAPTYGVHLWVERAAIAWFVLAATMVVVDAANSAGAPAIQVVTEGALGDALGASESARGWCAAAVAAAIVAIGSRFTLRWFGHCLLLLPSFIGLVAVPVTGNAGEGPDHDFATSAVIVFTVAIAVLIGVKTAAAITPPLPDRLRNRVQMMCVAAGSAAVIYGAALAGLMVSGTSVWATGYGRLAVATCAVLAVLCAVDAVLLMTGRTAPAPVVVLSAVAMIGIVGGIAAMAVQPATRFLVESFTAWDVFLGYELPGPVSVVHLVTYWRFDPLFGVAALVLMLAYLFGVARLRRRGDTWPVGRTIAWMIGTLALLVVTSSGVRAYGSAMFSVHMAEHMALNMFIPVLLVLGAPVTLALRVLPAAHGDQPPGPREWIQWFVHSPVTRFASHPVTAFTAFVGSLYLVYFTPLFDTLVRYHWGHELMTLHFLLVGYLYYWGIVGVDPGPKRLPFLGRLGLLFAVMPFHAFFGIATMTMTDTLGGTFYGHLALPWMANLTDDQHLGGAIAWGASELPVIIVVIALVAQWARQDRRAGDRHDKHSDSGYDDDLDAYNAMLSELARTRK from the coding sequence ATGAGGATTGCGGCACCGGGGCGCGCATGGACTGTCCCGACATTCGCGGCGGCTGCCGTCATCGTCGGCACAGCGGTGGCCGTGTACGGGGCCGAATCCGGACATGCCCGGTTCGACGCCGCCGGCCTGCCCTTCCCCGGGACCGCCACGAACATGGCGGAGTACCTCGGCTACTACGCCGCCACGCTTGCCGCGGCGATGACGGCCGGGCTGGTGGTCTATATCGTCACGACGGCCGTGCCCGACGACGACGGCCGGATCGATGCGCCAACCTACGGGGTGCACCTGTGGGTGGAGCGCGCGGCGATCGCGTGGTTCGTGCTGGCGGCGACGATGGTGGTGGTCGATGCCGCCAATTCGGCAGGCGCTCCGGCCATTCAGGTTGTCACCGAAGGCGCGCTGGGTGATGCGCTGGGCGCATCGGAGTCGGCCCGCGGCTGGTGCGCGGCCGCTGTCGCAGCCGCGATCGTGGCGATCGGATCCCGGTTCACACTGCGCTGGTTCGGGCACTGCCTTCTTCTGCTCCCCTCCTTCATCGGTCTGGTCGCCGTGCCCGTGACGGGCAACGCCGGCGAGGGTCCCGACCACGACTTCGCCACCAGCGCCGTCATCGTGTTCACCGTGGCGATCGCGGTCCTCATCGGCGTCAAGACCGCTGCCGCGATCACCCCGCCGCTGCCCGACCGTCTGCGGAACCGAGTCCAGATGATGTGCGTCGCGGCGGGTTCCGCGGCGGTGATCTACGGGGCAGCCCTTGCCGGCCTGATGGTCAGCGGGACGTCGGTGTGGGCCACCGGGTACGGCCGCCTCGCGGTCGCGACCTGCGCGGTGCTGGCCGTGCTCTGCGCGGTCGACGCAGTTCTCCTGATGACCGGACGCACCGCTCCCGCACCGGTTGTGGTGCTCAGCGCGGTCGCCATGATCGGCATCGTCGGCGGCATCGCTGCGATGGCGGTGCAGCCCGCCACGCGCTTTCTCGTCGAGAGCTTCACGGCGTGGGACGTCTTCCTGGGGTACGAACTCCCGGGGCCGGTGAGCGTCGTGCACCTGGTCACGTACTGGCGATTCGATCCACTGTTCGGGGTGGCCGCCTTGGTGCTGATGCTGGCCTACCTCTTCGGTGTCGCGCGGCTGCGTCGGCGCGGGGACACCTGGCCCGTGGGGCGCACCATCGCCTGGATGATCGGCACCCTGGCGCTGCTCGTCGTGACCAGTTCCGGGGTGCGGGCCTACGGATCGGCGATGTTCAGCGTGCACATGGCCGAACACATGGCGCTCAACATGTTCATCCCGGTGCTGCTCGTGCTCGGCGCACCGGTGACGTTGGCACTGCGGGTGCTGCCGGCCGCCCACGGTGACCAGCCGCCGGGACCGCGCGAGTGGATCCAGTGGTTCGTCCATTCGCCGGTCACCAGGTTTGCCTCGCACCCGGTCACCGCGTTCACCGCATTCGTCGGCTCGCTGTACCTGGTGTACTTCACCCCGCTGTTCGACACACTCGTGCGGTACCACTGGGGTCACGAACTGATGACTCTGCATTTCCTCCTCGTCGGCTACCTCTACTACTGGGGCATCGTCGGCGTGGACCCCGGGCCCAAGCGCCTGCCATTCCTGGGACGGCTGGGCCTGCTGTTCGCGGTCATGCCGTTCCACGCGTTCTTCGGCATTGCGACGATGACGATGACGGACACCCTCGGTGGCACCTTCTACGGGCATCTGGCTCTGCCGTGGATGGCGAACCTCACCGACGACCAGCATCTTGGTGGCGCAATCGCCTGGGGGGCAAGCGAACTGCCGGTGATCATCGTCGTCATCGCACTGGTGGCGCAGTGGGCACGCCAGGACCGCCGAGCCGGGGACCGCCACGACAAGCACTCCGACAGTGGCTACGACGACGATCTCGACGCGTACAACGCCATGCTCAGCGAGCTCGCGCGTACCCGA
- a CDS encoding DUF5134 domain-containing protein, giving the protein MIADLTLRWVVTLLFVVSAAECLITLVVVRHHRAAAIGHGLHLLMAVAMAVMAWPRGAALPTTGPMVVFLAATAWFVAVAALVATTAAGRLVNTYHAVMMLAMAWMYAAMNGSILPGHSVAHTGGDGAAGQAGHAGHAGHGGGGGPQAPAADMAGSPVVSEPAYISAVNWFWTVGFAVAALFWVYRYFATRRGGSMMTLAHFGTLCQAAMAAGMAIMFGVML; this is encoded by the coding sequence ATGATCGCAGACCTCACTCTGCGCTGGGTGGTGACGCTGCTGTTCGTCGTCAGTGCCGCCGAATGCCTCATCACGCTCGTCGTGGTGCGCCATCACCGGGCGGCGGCGATCGGGCACGGCCTTCACCTCCTGATGGCGGTGGCGATGGCGGTGATGGCATGGCCACGCGGGGCGGCCCTGCCGACCACCGGACCCATGGTGGTATTCCTCGCTGCCACTGCGTGGTTCGTCGCTGTGGCCGCGCTGGTCGCGACCACCGCGGCCGGTCGGCTGGTCAACACCTATCACGCGGTGATGATGCTGGCGATGGCATGGATGTATGCGGCAATGAACGGATCGATTCTGCCCGGGCATTCCGTGGCGCATACCGGCGGCGACGGTGCCGCCGGGCAGGCCGGCCATGCCGGGCACGCCGGACACGGAGGGGGCGGCGGTCCCCAGGCGCCGGCGGCGGACATGGCAGGCTCGCCCGTCGTGTCCGAGCCCGCCTACATCTCCGCGGTGAACTGGTTCTGGACGGTCGGGTTCGCGGTCGCGGCGCTGTTCTGGGTCTACCGGTACTTCGCGACGCGGAGGGGTGGCTCGATGATGACGCTGGCGCACTTCGGCACGTTGTGTCAGGCGGCGATGGCGGCAGGGATGGCGATCATGTTCGGGGTGATGCTGTAG